The following are encoded together in the Methanomassiliicoccales archaeon genome:
- a CDS encoding twitching motility protein PilT codes for MQKVVLDTNALLMPFECTINLDLELKRLVGNCEIHVPTSVIEELSRSHNKYAKAALELAGKYIIDKTSRWGDEAVIELATNLNAYVVTNDKNLISNLSSRGIKVILLRSRNHLDFYLD; via the coding sequence ATGCAAAAGGTTGTTCTTGACACAAACGCACTCCTCATGCCTTTTGAGTGCACAATCAATTTGGATCTCGAGCTTAAGCGCCTTGTTGGCAACTGTGAAATCCACGTGCCTACATCAGTTATTGAAGAATTATCAAGATCTCACAATAAATACGCAAAAGCGGCTTTGGAACTCGCAGGGAAATACATCATAGACAAGACCAGCCGTTGGGGGGACGAAGCTGTCATTGAACTTGCTACAAATCTTAATGCTTACGTTGTGACGAACGACAAGAATCTTATTTCGAACTTAAGTTCCCGCGGCATTAAAGTCATTTTGCTCCGCTCGAGGAACCATCTTGATTTCTATCTAGATTAG